The stretch of DNA CAGAGAAACCATCAGTAGCTTGATGCAGGTCTCTATAGGGGATTTTGGAAAGCTTTTCAACTTTGGATGGCTTAGCTGACTCCACCCTCTTTTGTTTCTTCCAACACAATGTTAGAAAAGTAATGAATGATGCAAACACCAAAGCCGAGCAGATACATGTGAAGATAACAATCATATGCTTTAAATCCTTTTCgtgttttgttttcttcacaTGACATAGAGGTAGATTTAGCTCAGGAATACCACCACATAGCTTTTTGTTTCCTAGCAATGATACATTGGTTGCCGCTGCAAACACTCCAACTGTTGGTACCTCCCCCTCTAGATCATTGAAAGAAAGGTTCAAATATTGCAAGAGAGGGAGCTTTTGGAGGTATCTTGGTATCTCTCCAGTTAACTTGTTGTTTGAGATATCCAAATACGTAATGCTTTTTAAGGAAACCAAAGAAGGTGGGACTTTACCTTCAAAGAGATTATCATGCATATCAAGATATCCAAGGCTCAAACAATCTCCAATTGCATCTGGAATTTTGCCCGACAACTTGTTCCCGGAGATGTTTAAGGCATTTAGTGTTTTCAATTTGCCCACGGCGGGAGATAATGGACCAGTGAATGAATTATGGGAAAGGTCAAGGTACTTAGACAGTGATGGCAAAGTAAAAACTTGTTGAGGAATGGTGCCGTCTAGTTTGTTATTGTTCATGTACCATTCATTCAAATTCCTGAAGTTTTCCACATTTGAGGGTATATTGCCATCAAAATTGTTGTTTGCCAAACCAATTTCAGCTAGAGAAGTAAGGTTTAAAAGAGTGAGCGGTATTTTTCCAGATAATTGATTTTCACCCAGACTCAAAACTTGTAGTTTATGCAATTCACCTATCTCACTAGGAATAATACCTGATAATAGATTGAATTCTGCTCCGAAAGCGATCAAGCTAACTAGATTTTTTATTCCTCCGGATATGGTACCAAATATCTTATTATCTCCTAAAAGTAGGAACTCGAGTTTGGATGAGAGGTTAGCTATGGTGTTTGGTAATTTACCTTCAAATCTATTTTCAACAATCCCAAGTTTATTTAAATTACTACAATTGGACAAGATGTTATAAAAGCCAAGTCATTGAGGGGATCATTGCTACCAAGAAGATTGCGCCCAAGGTTCAAACTTGAAGATCTTTTAACCTTCCAATATTATCTGGAACTTTACCTACAAGATGGTTTTCTAGTAGCGAAAGAATTTGAAGCTTAGAGGCGTTGGGAAATGAAATTGGGATGGTTCCATGGAATTCATTGCTAGAAAAATAAAAGCCTTCTAAGTTTGGCATGGTGTCTCCTATGTAGCTTGGAATGGTCCCTTCAAGTGAGTTTATGGATACTGAAAAAGATTGTATAGAAGTGATATTGAAGAAAGAATGAGATAGTGTACCAGTAAAATTATTGTCACCAAGTGAAAGGAAATTTAAACTCCAACACCGCGTAATCTCATGTGGAATACATCCCTTCAAATGATTCCTCCTCAAGTCCAATCTTCGAAGTGATGACAAATTCCCAATAGTGGGAGGAATTCCACCTGTCAATCTGTTAGTATCGAGAGATAGTTGTTGTAGCTTCTTCAAATTAGCTAGGAATTGGATTGCTGTAGGAAGGTTCCCCTGGAGGCCATTTTGAGAGAAATAGAGTTCCCTAAGGTGTACGCAGGTGTTGAGATTAAGCTTAGCCACTTCTCCCGTCAGTGCATTCGCAGACAGGACGAGAGATCTTAGTCGAAACAAACTACCAATCTCTCCTGGAATTTCACCGTACAAATTATTGGCATAGAGATGAAGAACCCTGAGGAAAGTGAGATTTCCAATATGAGGAGATATAGTCCCCACCAACCCAATCCCAGGAAGCCTCAACGCCACAACTCGTGGGTGTCGATGGCCACAGCTCACTCCTTTCCAACCACAATGGTGAACAGAGTGATTCCAGGAGTTAAGAACTACTCCTCCATTGGGATCATCAGAAGAAATCCGGTGTTTATATAGACATGATAAATCAAGATCGAATCTGATATTAATTGGTAGGTAAGTTTAAAAGCGGAGGAGGCAAATCTCATAGTGGATGGAATATGGTGGTTAGAGCTGAgaactatatttattttatgctAATTATTTAAACGTTCATTTCCAGTCTGTTGGATTATATATGGGTATGAATGCAATTATTTGAGGTGGGGCTACTCCTACGTGAATAACATGATGGACAGATGGTAAGAAAGCAAGaattgaagactgaagactttctattaattattaatatagcaTCTTGCAGACATATATAGCTCGTTTTTCATGCTTCATCTTCATCACCTCAATCAGTGATATGCTAAATCAACAACTTAGCTTTCTGCTAATTAACATTCACACCtacaaacattaatttttgagaaaatgattatttttgagaaaatgattaaataggccatcgaattttACCTAAAATGTCAATTAGCCTCTTCAAGTATAATTGTAGAATGTAATCAATGGACCCCTTTAATCCAATAGTACTAGTCTGATTTCCAATTGAGtcttcaatttcaaaatttcaaatgaaTAAAGCCTTTATATTCCAAAATTTTCAACGTGAGCAGTTAAGTCTTTGTCAAGCAAAATTTGTGTGAGGCTGCCTCATGgatctcaatctgtgagacgggtcgaatctTTGATTGATGAGGTAAAAGATTtgatccattaaaaaaaaaattgactcattaatcaaatagtCGACCCGTCTCAATCGTGACACGGTCTCACGTAAGTGTTATCCTTGATTGGAGGTGAAATGAGCTAACTTTACGAAAGGTGAGACATTGTTGAAGATTTGGAAGGAGGAATGGAGAGTGtagtaaattttaaaagtaggATACATGCATCATACATTACTTggtaaaaatatgaaaaattaaccTGGAGgttgtggttgagtggaagggactttttcatccttaaccaaaaattaaaagttcGATACTTGGCTTTAGATCAAAATGGAGCAGCCTTAAATCTCCATGTGTATTTAATTTGCCTCTAGTTTGACCTCAAAACACATCACTCTCTTGTTTAAGGTGCGACGAGACATATGCATTTGTTATGTCCAATATCACAGATGGTCGATTTGAAAGCTTAAGACTAAATGTGGTGAAACCACCAAAATCGGAAAACATTGGCGGGTATTTACTCTTGATAAATACACCTGAAATCAAACACCATAAtgacaaaaaacacacacacacaaatataaagAGACTCGATATAAAACTAAAAGGGAAAGCTATGGAAAAATATGGCATTTAAGTGTAATAAACCACAGGAAGATGTGAAAATTATAACACTTCGAACATATATTAGATATACTTTTTTATAAGTTTTTATCACTTTATATGAGCAACTTGTGACTCAAAGAAAACTTGTCCTTGTGAAATACTTTTTTTACAagtcatttatttattaaaaaaaaaaagagtaaatacaTTTTTATGTTTGTTGTTTAATGTATAAAAAGTAGTTTCAggatttgcaaattgcaattccATTCAGTCAGTAAAAAGCACCTATAAAAGTTAATTTGGAAAATCAATAACACAAAGAAGCTACCAAATGAAACAGTCAGTTTTAAATGTAGATTATTCTTCTTCCCTCGTTTTCTTCACTGTTTCACCTCAGTACCTACTCACTTCAGTCTATATTTGGGCTTTATcaaatgttttgggcctgtggaatatttggatttcttttttttaggCCCAAGCCTACTAACCtcagtagttatgccgtggacccaggtccaccttgcaaggtggacttgggtccaataCGATGTCGTTTCAcaatttctttataaaaaaaaaaaaaaaaattaacggcggCTCCTCGTcacaacagaacacaaactctacattcacatacccTATACTCCCTATTCACAtaccctatactccatattcacaatttgaaaactctacattcacacattacaggctatatgtttagaaactatattaccaccgatatgcattcacacattcaaaactctatattcacaggtcctatactccatattcacaacttggaaactctacattcacacattacagggctacaagttgctagaactctgttaactttactacagattcacacattcataactctacattcacaaattctatactccacactcacaatttgaaacctccacatcctttactacagattcacacattcataactctacattcacaatttgaaacatctacattcacacatttcagggcaaTTTATATCGATTAAATAAACCAAGAATTTACCATTATGTTTCCCGTACCAAAATGAGTTCTATgtaacacatgttgtggtgTGTGGATTTACCATGACTACAATTTTAGAGAGACACGAAAGCCAAAGCCTATGGGGTCGTAAACCGTCTTTACATTGGACGGTTTGGTGTTCTTTAATGACTACAATTTTAGAGAGACGCGAAAGCCAAAGCCTATGGGTCGTAAACCGTCTTTACATTGGACGGTTCGGTGTTCTTTATTGACCGCAACTTATTATTGCTCCTACCTGTTTTTGTgtaacacatgttgtggtgGAACGACGTCGTTCGTGGTCCACGACTGGTCTTTCTCGGTCCGTTTAACGATCCAAGTACACCCACGTGGCCACGTTCACTTGTGGGAGTCAAACTcaggttctcccgaaattcttccccacaaagagagatAGAtcacttaccacttgagctaccccattagATTAGTCCAAATTATAATGTGGATCATTGATATTGacatacaaatttatttttagttggtCAGACAGTTGATTTAGTATCACaagattataaattttaaaaactccaaaagtttcaaatttgactCCACATGGTAGCATTTAACTCTAAAAGGTTTCAAATTTGACTCTACGTGGTGGCTatctattgaccttcttagtttgagctaaCCAGCTATGAACAATTTAAACTAATTTCATAGTGCACATTCGAGTAGCGGCTACATATCTAACATCATAAAAGGTGTAAGACCCTTAATCTTTActcgaaaaattaattaacctcttaaatttttaaaaattacaattaaactcaaaaatgttattttgaaacattgaagtctaaaaattaattaacctcttaaatttttaaaaattacaattaaactcaaacatattattttgaaacattgaagtccaaaaattaattagtaacttaTAATTACAGGTCACCGAGGTTTCGGTGAATCCCAGCCTTCTCCAGCGAAGGAAAAGGCAAACTAACTGATTGCCTTCTCCAAATGCGGCTGGTGACGGTTTGGTTAGTATTTCCCTTCAAAGATAATCAACCATAATACGCAATGATTCAAATATTAAATGCATTAAATTCCTTAGTGAAAAtagtaaaaaacaaaacaaaacaaaagtttccactataataataatatatatttaaatgacaAGAATGCCCTCTGGCCTCAATCAAATTTACGTACAACACCCCCAATCGGCCAATCATTCCCCAGCTCAAAAGCCAGAAAACCCGGTTCATTCGCAATCACACTTTCAGAATCTTGGCGGCTCGGACCACCGGATTTTCCCTCGCAATCGCCTCCCGGCCGGCCGCCTTGTAATCAAACGAACAGTCGTGGCGATCGGAGTATCTGTGCTGGTAACAGAACACCTCCCCGCACCGGCACCGGAATCCCACAAGCCCTAATTTCCGCCGGCATCCTGCTCCCGAGCACCGGCAAACGTCCCTCGGCCTCTTCAAGGACCGAATCTCCGACGCCTCGAAGCCGTTTTTCGTCTCCGATCTTTGCGGCGGCGACTCCGCGGGGCTAGATCTCAGGTCAGCCGCGCCGGAGAGTTTCGGATCTGAGGTCTCGGGTGATATGgcggaagaagaagaagacagcaCGCAGAGGGGTAGGGTTTCCGGCACCTTGAGCTCCGCCTCGTCTTTCTCCCTCTGAGCCGCCATGGCTGCGAAGTTGCGTATGGAAATGAGATTTGTTGGGAGAGATAGCGGAGAGTGGAGAGCACAAAACGTGAAAAGGGGTTTGGATTATGACTTTTGAGGCTGTTAGCCACCGGTGGGGAAGCCTAACTTTACTTTGTACGgactaataataatgttataaaaatcaccaaaatagcttattggtaaAGAGTTTGAGTCGTTTAAATATAAAATCGAAACTTATGATTCATTAAATTTGATCTTATGAtaaaaaatgtttgaaaattaatttagattCAGCATCAAGCAAGAAGCTTCACCCACAGCgttatttatatatgaaattgaaattatgCAACTAATTCAGATTTAATACGATTAATTCACATTTAACTTGTGCATTTGAAAAGAAGTTTGatccaatttatttttttaaatacgaTGATTGTTTTGTAGTTTTTGAGGTGTCaactaagaaaagaaaagagaacgCATCAATCAGCGTGCAGCGTGTGTACGGGGCGCGTGTTGCAATGCATGTGAGAGTGGGAGAACGCAATGATTGTTTTGTAGTTTTTGAGTTGTCaactaagaaaagaaaagagaacgCATCAATCAGCGTGCAGCGTGTGTACGCGCGTGTTGCAATGCACATGAGAGTGGGTCCCACAAATCTGATAAAAATCAAAGTTCTTGagaggagattttttttttctctccctccTCCGCATAAGCTTGTTATCCTCAAAAAACTATAGAAGAGAATGCTCTAACATTACACTCAAATATtaaggaaaaataatatatgtttttaaacTATAAAGAAATAACAATGTTCATCCATTAATAATCACtatacaaacaaaaaatgacTGACtataattgaaaaacaaaaattttcatttctcctatatttaaataaaatcataatttacTAGTTTATAGcccacactaaaaaaaaaaaaactaataataataagttggaCTTGATATCTATTGCAATGGAGCACCTGAAATGGCTTAGAAGACCATGAAGAAGAAGTTACAAACACAACAGAAAATATTGTCTgaggaattttttattttttttttgttttttgataattttaagaTTTGGATGTACGATGTAGAAAGAAAACAGGAGATATAGAATGGCAGTGAACCAGAATAATGCATCATAATAACCATAATCACAATGATATCCACCAAACCAGTAATATGAACTTGGAAACTAAAGTCAATAAACAGAGTCTTGCCAATAAGCGCGAATAAATGCGTTGATCCAACCTGTGCTGCATCCCGGGATCCATTGATACACGACAGAGTTTGAGCACGAGGCGTCGTCGTTAGATCTTATCCAGCTTCTCGGCCCTGATAACGGGGTTGGCCTTGGCGATTGCATCGCGTGCAGCAGTGCGATAGTCGAAGAGGCAGTCGTGTTTATCAGAGTAGCGATGCGAACCGCAGTAGAGGTTGCCACAGCGGCATTTGAATCCAGTTAGGCCGACGCGTTTCTGGCAAGTGGCACAGCGGCTGGGACCCTCCTTAGCCCCGGCCCCCGCCTTGAGCTCGGGAGAATCGCTCGAGCTCGAAGTTAGGGACGACGGCACGGAAATAGCCGTGGCTTCAACAGAACTGTTCTGCATGTCTGCAGAGTCGACGACAGCGGGCCCCTTCTCGCTGCCACTCGACCCGTTAACGAGGTTTTCGATTGACGATGCCGCGAGCTTGGCCTGTTCTTGTTTCAACACCATGTCCTTATAGCACTTGGAGCACATGTTCATGTTCGCTGCACTTCCGAAGAAACCGCAGTTGTTGATGCACAAAATAGGGCCTTCGGGAGGGGGATGGCATCCTGTCTCGTTGTGCTCCATATCCTCGCTACTGCTTCAAATTCATTCAGAAAAACACATTAATATAAAACCAGAATGCGGGTTATGCAGCTATACCTTCCTCTCCAGGGAGAGAGAActcaaaatatcaaaatataaaaacaagaaagaaaagaatatCCTTTACTTTTGTATGACCTACGAGGTACAAGAACCTAGCCCGCAGGCACAACTACCTCCTGAAATCCTGAATCAAATACCCTAGACTTTAAACCACTTAAGGTGAAAGAAATGGGTCATTAGAACATATGTTTTGTTTCAAAAAGAATACTTTTTAGGAAGCATAAACTTGATAGGGATAAAACTCAACTGTGGCTCTGCTTGGAAGGTGTTTAGACGAAACAAAGTTTTCAGTTTTAACGACAAGACTATTCTTGGCAACCAAAACAATGTTCTGCATTCAATTTTGGGagtattataccttaaatacGTTAAATCAAACAACACCTTGTATTTCAATAATCTCGTAAAAATCAAACTTTAGAATCTAAGTTAAAAGGGTAGTCATAAACTCGTAGATGATGGATATCTCTACCACAACGCCTCAAAAAGCCATAGCCACAAAGCTTCCTTTGCCAGGTAGAATATCGTAGCTTAATCATCCTAAACAAAAATGCAGTATGCATAATCTTATTCAAAACATACAAGAAAAGTATTGGCTAAGCTCTTCTACATAAGCCATGCTTAAATTAGATATGAAGCAAATTGCCCTCACGGACAGCTCAGTGGATTGTGGGCAAGATATAAAGCAAATTTACACTTCCCCAGAACAGATTAGCAAAACATTGAACATCAACAGAACAACATTTATTCATTCAATAGTCccacaaaaaaaagaaaaaggcaaattTTTTGTGAGAATGAATGTTTAAAGAAGCAAAATTAACAGCTTTAACAGCTCCAGATCTTTATAAACAGTCCCATGAAATCAAATTATTCACAAAAGCATCACACAATTCTCCACCCTAAGAATAATCCAAACCTAAAAGATTCAAACTTTCaaaattgaagaacaaaaacaataattaacaCCACAACCAGGGAAAAACCCAACCGATGATCCCCAGAACATGAGCTGAACACTACCCAGACAACCAAGAATCAGAATAACGCAGAGAAAATCCAAAGAAACAGACAAACAAACAAGAAATCGATCAAGGCAGAAACCTATGCAAATATaggattaaaaaaattgaatttccGGGAACCATAGAGTACTAAAGCGAGATGGGTTTTGGAAACTGACCTCAAAGGGATTGAGAGATCGCAGAAACGAGAGATTTTGTCAGAATTTCAAAGCTGAATCGTGGagaaggagagagaaagagagctttttttttttttttccttggtgTCCCTGCCAACAAACGATCTTTACTGATTAGGTGGGTCTTGTGGGACTCCCCTATTGGTCCTGGACTTGTTTAATAGAAGAAGTGGGCGCATTGCATTCTCGAAAACATATGGTGGAAACCAGACTTGTCACTTGCGTACCAAAGATTCAATGTATTTGTCTGTGGAAGTTTTGTGAAGTACAAAATATAGAATATGAACCTTAGACTCCAATTTTGTGAGGGGGTTTAGTTTACCAAAAGCCCAACAacaatttttagaaaaataataataaattaagggTGAACCACTATTTTTACCGGTGAGGATATGGGTTCAAAATGATTGATGGATCAAATAGAAAGGGGAGAATGTGGTTGATTAGTCTATATGATTTTTGAGGAGTGTGATCAATCAACTTGTGTGTGATGATTAATATGACGGCAAGGTAGGTAAGACAGTCAGTTATGCGTAACAGTTGTTATGTGGGCAGGATGATGTCGGTACAAGGAACCATGCAATCTATAAGTACAAGCGGAAACCAAAAAGATGGtgcagagttttttttttttttgtgacgagaGAAACTTACAGTTATTACGGCATGGTGTACACTAGATaaatcttattttatatattagtccGCAAACAACATATAAAAAGTAAACAACACTGGAAAAGAATTATGCAATGCAATTGATCGAGATGGTATTCGCAATAATCATATTATAGCATTATGACTCACTACGatgataactttttttttcttacttgaCCAACAGTCTATTACAATTCTTATTGAATGGTTCCATTTAATTTCACTTTAAGAAATAAACTTTTTtccactttatttttttaaaaaaaatatagtcttcttAAACTTTTGCTTTTTTGGAACAAAGAACTCTCCAAAAGAAGTAGTCAAATAATTATGGCCTTTTCTGCCGACTAGTATGTTGTCCAATAACATTTGGTCTATgcaataaattttgtttaaagGGTCATTAATAAAAATACAGTGAGATTTTTTAATGTAAATGTATCTAATATCTTAAtcatttttcttatttctttatgGGTAATACTAAATATAGTCACATACTTATTATCTTACTCCCTATTTTTTAATGTGATGTGATAGCTCTTATCACACAAATCTGTTTTGATCGTCCATATTATTGTGCATTAAATGAATAATCATTcgttttaaaaataagaatcaaAATGATAATACATGTACTAAAACTAAATGATACTAGCTAATTAAAGGTATAATCAAGTCAAGTTGAAATTGAATCGTCAaaactcaaaattcaaatcaattCAAAAAATCGAAGCTAGAGCTCTAAGCTCTAGATCAAATCAAGTCAAACTTGAGCTAGTCAAGCTTAACTCGAATAGGTTTGAgaatattttctaaattttttaataaaaaaaatagttataagCATTTTGCAACAAAATATCATAAcaaaaactcaaatttaaattttgattatagTCATTTTATAATATgcaagtatataaatatattaattaaatgtatagtattatatttatattaatatgttaCTCAAATTCAAACTCACTTTATACaattgaattaaatttgaaCATTCGTTAAATCGAGTCAATCCCAAAAcccaaatattaaaatattttcttctttttactGAGCATTTTATGAATATCGTACATAGGTTATCTCAACTAATGAACTCCAAAATCATCATTATTTAgtcatttacaattttagagcatcctcaataattagttttttgcacaaaataattttaaaatgctaAGAAGAATAGAAGGAGGGAGggaaaaaaactttttaaaaaaaaaaacaagaaaaatgagttttcaagaaaaagaaaagaaaaggaaagaaaagaaagaaagaaaaaaaaaaactacgaTAACCTGTTCAACAGGTTCGTGCACTAGGGGATGTTGTTGAGCCTCATGCAACCAATGGCGTTATTGTTGCGCCGTTGTGAGGCCCACTAACAAAAAATCAAGTTCTTACCGGATGATCTCAATCCTTCCCTCTTTTACTTCAGCTAAAATCTCTTTAAATTTACGTAAAAATCACTATTGTGGTTGCTGTTATCACATGATTGTGTAATTTTATTGGAATGAGGGCTTATGTCTCTTGTTGCCACGTAGACAAGTACAATTTACtttaaaagttcaaaaatttattttggtGGGTACCGCTTTCCGTCGAAGCATTCGAACGTTGCACCAACGTTCTCCATCAGATTCAAAATTGAACTACGATCCAAAAAATCGAACGTTGTGCGATCCATACAAACATCTATAAATACAGACACCCTCAATCGTCTTCTTCACATcgtctcttcttcttctctttcagCCTATCGCAATCTTAAAAATCCCTGCGCTTCCTCGTACTCCTGCGAAAAATGGCGAAATTGGGAATCTCGGAAATCGTCGTCTTCTCCGTTATCTTCATGCTGTGGTGTCTCTCCTCTAACGCTGCAGCGCAGGAGCTCGATATGGCTCCGGCACCGGCGCCGGGAATGGACTCCGGAGCTGGTTTTCCGGCGACCGGTTACGGTGCCTTGCTCTGCTCTTCTCTGTTGCTGTCGCTCGTGGGGCTTCTCTGGCACTAGAAATCTCCGATCGATCGGAAATTGAAACGAATTTGCAGATTTTGTGGCTGCTCCGGCAGTGTTTCGAGGCGGCGACGGCGAGTATGGAAGCTTAGAAATCTGAATTTTATGGCCTTAATCTTCTGTTAGGGTCTTCAGTGTTTAATTACTTTTacttattttgtattattaccttaatattaatgaatatgatatgattattgttatgttttatggtattatattaattaataactatttaatttttgtaattttgatgttaagagCTACCCTTCTGGACAATATAGAGTAGGTATAATAGAACAGCTCATAAATATTGGTATTtagttattaaaaataaattttaattaaaaaaaaaaacattaagaaCCCATAAATCAATTCAGGTTGTGTCATTGATTTGTCTGCACGGGCTTAGTTCAGTAAGCAATATTTGATAAATAAGACTAAGGTTCGTTGGGTATAAACCAATCGGCTGTGGATCTAAGGAAAGGAAAATCAGGTGTTCTAAGAGCATCAAATATGTGTAGACAGAATAGCACTATAGCAGCTCAATAAATTAAGTAGAAACAATAGCTAGCCAACTTTGATCCTTAGAATTAAGATTACAACATACTTTATAGTAATGAGTT from Ipomoea triloba cultivar NCNSP0323 chromosome 7, ASM357664v1 encodes:
- the LOC116025396 gene encoding probable LRR receptor-like serine/threonine-protein kinase At3g47570, with product MEEVLHLYANNLYGEIPGEIGSLFRLRSLVLSANALTGEVAKLNLNTCVHLRELYFSQNGLQGNLPTAIQFLANLKKLQQLSLDTNRLTGGIPPTIGNLSSLRRLDLRRNHLKGLSINSLEGTIPSYIGDTMPNLEGFYFSSNEFHGTIPISFPNASKLQILSLLENHLVGKVPDNIGRFEGKLPNTIANLSSKLEFLLLGDNKIFGTISGGIKNLVSLIAFGAEFNLLSGIIPSEIGELHKLQVLSLGENQLSGKIPLTLLNLTSLAEIGLANNNFDGNIPSNVENFRNLNEWYMNNNKLDGTIPQQVFTLPSLSKYLDLSHNSFTGPLSPAVGKLKTLNALNISGNKLSGKIPDAIGDCLSLGYLDMHDNLFEGKVPPSLVSLKSITYLDISNNKLTGEIPRYLQKLPLLQYLNLSFNDLEGEVPTVGVFAAATNVSLLGNKKLCGGIPELNLPLCHVKKTKHEKDLKHMIVIFTCICSALVFASFITFLTLCWKKQKRVESAKPSKVEKLSKIPYRDLHQATDGFSDTNLIGSGSFGSIYKGRFEQGGGEHTIAVKVLDLLKNGATKSFLAECKVLRNIRHRNLVPILTCCSSCDFAGNEFKALVYEFIENGDLDMLLHTHSSNARTTVLSVLQRLNIAIDVACALHYLHDDCEPTVIHCDLKPSNILLDKDLTAHVGDFGISRLYSRTIGDPFGKQSSTIGLKGSIGYVPPEYGIGAKASTFGDVYSFGILLLEMFTAKRPTDALFMNGECASLYEYVEAALSEKVMKIVDPLLLACQESKLGIRQNEKLENDDNLVEIEESKVHNFFLSIFKIGLTCASTSSRDRMHMNEVSRELQKIKKVFFA
- the LOC116024955 gene encoding zinc finger A20 and AN1 domain-containing stress-associated protein 5-like → MAAQREKDEAELKVPETLPLCVLSSSSSAISPETSDPKLSGAADLRSSPAESPPQRSETKNGFEASEIRSLKRPRDVCRCSGAGCRRKLGLVGFRCRCGEVFCYQHRYSDRHDCSFDYKAAGREAIARENPVVRAAKILKV
- the LOC116024523 gene encoding zinc finger A20 and AN1 domain-containing stress-associated protein 8-like; this translates as MEHNETGCHPPPEGPILCINNCGFFGSAANMNMCSKCYKDMVLKQEQAKLAASSIENLVNGSSGSEKGPAVVDSADMQNSSVEATAISVPSSLTSSSSDSPELKAGAGAKEGPSRCATCQKRVGLTGFKCRCGNLYCGSHRYSDKHDCLFDYRTAARDAIAKANPVIRAEKLDKI